In Pyrus communis chromosome 15, drPyrComm1.1, whole genome shotgun sequence, the genomic stretch GGATCAAATTATACTCAAGTTTGTCAGTTATGATAATTGTGTGGAATTCAAGTTATTAACGGAGACGATTTGTTGTTTGTTGATGTAGTTGTCCTCTGTATGGAGATACAGAAGAAAGCTGAAAGAGCAGAAGCCTTGCCCGTCGTCAACTGCTGGACTACAATTAGGTATGACAATGTAGCACAATTTTGTGTTAAGATGGCTGCCACATATTTCATTAGCAATTCAAGGTTTGGTAGTTTTGGAATCAAAGGATGTAAAGTTTTCTTCACGTCTCGTTATACTAATATTCTCCGCTGAATTTCAGATTCCCCTGGCCCTAGTGGTTACTTGATTGTGGAGGTTAATGGTGGTCTTAACCAACAACGCTCTGCGGTATGTcaatccttttttatttgtagaCTGAATTTTTTACTAGTTGTCCTGTTAGTCTTTTGCTACtcatcaattttttatttctttgctttgaaAATTAGAGTATCAAGGCTATCAGACATCTTTAGTGTGATTTTCAGCAACTTTATGTATCACCTATGTGCCGGCATATACATTTTGTTCGTGTGATTAGtatcttgtgttttttttcttcacagaTTTGCAATGCTGTGGCACTTGCTGGACTTTTAAATGCAGTTCTACTTATTCCTCGCTTTGAATTCCATAATGTTTGGAGGGATCCGAGGTAAAGTAATTATTGTTGAAGTCCTGATCCTTTAATGATAAGTGTGTATGACAGTGTCTAACCAACTTCAACGTGTTCGGGACCAACATTAGGTTGCCAGGTTCATGTAACATCTTGATCTAAATGATCAATAACGTGTATTGAAAAGCCTGCAAGAAATTTACCTTGAGAGGAAAACTCAGTCTATGGAAAGCATTATGAGAATGCCATCTTTATTACCTTTCTTTAAATGATCTTTCAAGATACTCttattgtgttttcaagtgaaATAAAAAAGCAGTATCTTTTGTTTGGCAGCACTTTTACTGATATATACGATGAAGATCATTTCATAGCCACCCTTGAAGGCCATGTTAAAGTGGTTAAAGAACTACCGGAGATGCTGATGGAGAAATATGATCACAACATCACTACCATACCAACCCTTCATGTCCAATCTTGGGCTCCTGTCCGTTATTACACAGGAGAAGTTTATCCTGTCCTGCAAAAGGAGGGGTAGGTACTgaactgtttattttttttctgttctaTATCAAACGGGCCATAAGCCCTTCAAGCCTGTAGGTTGGTTTTTTTCTTACTCGTTTGGTTTATGCAGGGTTATCCGCATAGCTCCATTTGCTAATAGACTAGCAATGAATGTCCCACCTCCTATTCAGCATTTGAGATGCCTTGCTAATTATGAAGCATTGAAATTCTCTTCTCCCATATCAAATTTGGCAAATAAACTAGTTGAACGAATGACTGAGATGAGTTCAAGGACCCGTGGAAAGTATATTGCAGTCCACCTCCGCTTTGAGGAGGTAATACAGCTTGCCTTTCCATAAACTGTTTCGTCTCTTATGTTTAACGGTCTAGGAAAACTAATCATGTTATCAACTGTTTTTCTTCATCTTGCAGGACATGGTGGCATTCTCATGCTGTTTGTATGATGGAGGAGAGGCTGAAAATGTTGCAATGAATTCAATTAGACAAAAAGGATGGGGAGATAAGTTCAAAAGAAAAGGCCGCGTAACTCTACCTGGTCTCAATAGGATTGATGGAAAGTGCCCACTAACCCCCTTGGAGGTACTCTACTCAATTCCGCATGCATCTTCTACTTACTCATAGCTACCTACCATGGAGAAATAATCCTTTTTGTTCTTGTCCGTGTAGGTTGGAATGATGCTACGGGGTATGGGGTTTGACAACAGcactttaatttatttagcCTCAGGGAAAATCTACTGGGCAGAGAAACATTTAGCCCCTCTGCTAAAGATGTTTCCCTATCTGCATACCAAGAAGTCTCTTGCCACCCCAGATGAGCTTGCTCCTTTTGAGGTATCTTACGAGTTTTCGTGCAATGTCTGCCCACAAAAGTATTTTGTGACTAGTGAAACGAATACTTTGAAATCAACCaccctaaaattttatttacttttgctAGGGATATTCATCGAGATTGGCAGCTTTGGATTATACAGTATGCTTGCTTAGTGAGATATTTGTAACAACACAGGGTGGGAACTTCCCGCATTTCCTAATGGGTCACCGGAGATTCCTCTACAATGGGCATGCCAAGACTATTATACCTGATAAGCGCAAGCTTGTTGTTCTACTGCAGGACATGAGTATGAGGTATTCTGTAGGTGTAGTTTCTGTAAAATGAAAGTTTCTGCTTGTAATACCCCAATTTTGAGATTTCAAAGTTCATAAACGCCTACGTTAGGCTTACATTTTAACTCCGTGTATATTGGTCTTGCAGTTGGAATGATTTCAAACTTGAGATGGAAGCAATTCTCACTGAAAGTGATCGCAAGGGAAAGATAGTACCGAGAGTGAAAAAATTCACCCGTAAGTCTTCTGTGTACACGTACCCTTTGCCAGAGTGTAGTTGTCTCCAAAAGCACAATAACACGCAGATTGTCCCGTCACACATTCCTGATTCTTTGTAACAAAGCTATGAGAAATGGAAAAACAAACCACGTGCTTGAGTCGTTTATTCCACCTGTGCTGTCATCGGTCAGAAGCTTTACATTGGGGGCTTTAGCTCTTTTCTTCCGTGGATTTTGAAGAGAGGCTCGTTGCTCCGAAGCCTGTTGGGAAAATGTAGATGGGAAAATGTAGATAGTATTTGCAGCAGCAGGTTTTCCAATTTTGGTGGCAGAAGGATTTCCTTATTTCATGCGATTCTTTCTTCCCTTTTCGTGTGGAGGTGTTAGATCTCTTATGTGGACATAACTGAAGCGCAAGCCGCCCTCCGGCAATGTTGGGGCGTACGTTTGTGGTACATAGTGATATATAGCATATAAATTTTGAGCCGGATTTGAAGTTGTAGATTTGGTCAGATGGAGTGGAGGCCTAGAGATTTATACATTGGTTTTGCAGTTTGATTGTTACTTGTTAGCCTACTTAGGCATATTTCTGAGTATATAATGGTAATACTTTGTTCTCACAAGTTTAACCATTGTTTTATATATTGGTAGCAAAATTCTGCATTGTTTACCGGGCGCAGTACATATGCGAGCAAACTTAGCTCTGTTTGGATGAACGAATTTGAATTCGATAATGAGGCTACATTTACGATAGTAACATTCAGTCTTTTactttattaatttcaatttcaatttagtATTTTGCCttatcatttcaatttcaattttactTTATTATTACTTACTCCAATCCTTGAACTTAATACTGATTTTTGGGGCAAATTTAACCCAATAAACCAGCCAAGGTCAAGCATCTGGGCCACTTGTGTGCGTGGACGCGTCAAAAAGAAGCTAACTTGTAGCCCACCAACGCACACAACCCACCACATGCAGTTTGCAGCCTTCAGTGCTCGACAGGGGGGCCCATTGCCAGGGCACCTATCGCCCACCATAATGAGCCTAACAGCTTTATTTCTAATCCTACGACTGGTTTCACTGGACCGTtgattcaattatttatttatttaatattcttaCTATGGATGTAAACATTTCgattaaa encodes the following:
- the LOC137717874 gene encoding O-fucosyltransferase 10-like; its protein translation is MGTKAKAHHHQYNANGAGGGGGNGSESSSSTSPSPPPSPRRHFTVPHCRRKPRAKTISVVSGFLLLRRFLRLLVVLPLLYVSGLLMCMGPFSGLVGHTPVPGSVYRSHEMFQLLWPHILADNSTPIELSSVWRYRRKLKEQKPCPSSTAGLQLDSPGPSGYLIVEVNGGLNQQRSAICNAVALAGLLNAVLLIPRFEFHNVWRDPSTFTDIYDEDHFIATLEGHVKVVKELPEMLMEKYDHNITTIPTLHVQSWAPVRYYTGEVYPVLQKEGVIRIAPFANRLAMNVPPPIQHLRCLANYEALKFSSPISNLANKLVERMTEMSSRTRGKYIAVHLRFEEDMVAFSCCLYDGGEAENVAMNSIRQKGWGDKFKRKGRVTLPGLNRIDGKCPLTPLEVGMMLRGMGFDNSTLIYLASGKIYWAEKHLAPLLKMFPYLHTKKSLATPDELAPFEGYSSRLAALDYTVCLLSEIFVTTQGGNFPHFLMGHRRFLYNGHAKTIIPDKRKLVVLLQDMSMSWNDFKLEMEAILTESDRKGKIVPRVKKFTRKSSVYTYPLPECSCLQKHNNTQIVPSHIPDSL